The following are encoded together in the Thermomonas brevis genome:
- the rodA gene encoding rod shape-determining protein RodA — protein sequence MKTLLRLLLDLLLRFARTLDLPLLAALLALMGIGLATQYSAGNESLRGVAMQGAFFCVGLGALWVASRIPAHLLKQATPAIFALSLLPMVLVLFIGSGKYGNHWINLGFFNVQPSELAKLTLPMMLAWHFDRQRLPPRFGVLLGGVAIIALPVGLTLLQHDLGTAVLILATGVFVLFLAGTSWWWWGAAGVVGGGGFALAMFAPIRWFSFLRPYQQDRILTFRNPENDPMGAGWNILQSQIAIGGGGMTGKGWGQGTQSHLNYLPEHTTDFAFSVLAEDFGWLGVAATLALYLFLVARCLWIAADSRDGYARLLAGAIGLSLFVYVLVNGGMISGLLPVVGVPMPLLSYGGTSAVTILLGFGVVMALKARRPIHR from the coding sequence ATGAAGACCCTGCTGCGCCTGCTGCTGGACCTGCTGCTGCGCTTCGCGCGCACCCTCGACCTGCCGCTGCTGGCCGCGCTGCTGGCGCTGATGGGGATCGGGCTGGCGACCCAGTACAGCGCCGGCAACGAGTCGCTGCGCGGGGTGGCGATGCAGGGCGCGTTCTTCTGCGTGGGCCTGGGCGCGCTGTGGGTGGCGTCGCGGATTCCCGCGCACCTGCTCAAGCAGGCGACGCCGGCGATCTTCGCGCTGTCGCTGCTGCCGATGGTGCTGGTGCTGTTCATCGGCAGCGGCAAGTACGGCAACCACTGGATCAACCTCGGCTTCTTCAACGTGCAGCCGTCGGAACTCGCCAAGCTGACCCTGCCGATGATGCTGGCTTGGCATTTCGACCGCCAACGGCTGCCGCCGCGCTTCGGCGTGCTGCTGGGCGGGGTGGCGATCATCGCGCTGCCGGTGGGGCTGACCCTGCTCCAGCACGACCTCGGCACCGCGGTGCTGATCCTCGCCACCGGCGTGTTCGTGCTGTTCCTGGCCGGCACCTCGTGGTGGTGGTGGGGCGCGGCCGGCGTGGTGGGCGGCGGCGGCTTCGCGCTGGCGATGTTCGCGCCAATCCGCTGGTTCTCGTTCCTGCGCCCGTACCAGCAGGACCGCATCCTGACCTTCCGCAATCCCGAGAACGACCCGATGGGCGCGGGCTGGAACATCCTGCAGTCGCAGATCGCGATCGGCGGCGGCGGCATGACCGGCAAGGGCTGGGGGCAGGGTACCCAGTCGCACCTGAACTACCTGCCCGAGCACACCACCGACTTCGCCTTCTCGGTGCTGGCCGAGGACTTCGGCTGGCTCGGCGTGGCGGCGACGCTGGCGCTGTACCTGTTCCTTGTGGCGCGCTGCCTGTGGATCGCCGCCGACTCGCGCGACGGCTACGCGCGGCTGCTGGCCGGCGCCATCGGCCTGTCGCTGTTCGTGTACGTGCTGGTCAACGGCGGCATGATCTCCGGCCTGCTGCCGGTGGTCGGCGTGCCGATGCCGCTGCTGAGCTACGGCGGCACCTCGGCGGTGACCATCCTGCTGGGCTTCGGCGTGGTGATGGCGCTGAAGGCGCGGCGGCCGATCCACCGCTGA
- the lipB gene encoding lipoyl(octanoyl) transferase LipB, translating into MRAREEAGVARIGIARDLGRQPYEPVWRAMQAFTDARDDDTADEVWLVEHDPVFTLGQAGKPEHVLIPGDIPVIHVDRGGQVTYHGPGQIVAYPLLDLKRLKIGVRDYVCKIEQAIIDTLAEWNIEGARKDGAPGVYVAGAKIASLGIRVRRGRTFHGLAFNIEGESTAAFARINPCGYAGLQVVALSDLGGPSSLEAVKPVLLEQLGRRFGLDWRHEAAPPQALTD; encoded by the coding sequence CTGCGCGCAAGGGAGGAGGCAGGCGTCGCCCGCATCGGCATCGCCCGCGACCTCGGCCGCCAGCCCTACGAACCGGTCTGGCGCGCCATGCAGGCGTTCACCGACGCGCGCGACGACGACACCGCCGACGAGGTCTGGCTGGTCGAGCACGACCCGGTGTTCACCCTCGGCCAGGCCGGCAAGCCCGAGCACGTGCTGATACCGGGCGACATCCCGGTGATCCACGTCGATCGCGGCGGCCAGGTGACCTACCACGGCCCCGGCCAGATCGTGGCCTACCCGCTGCTCGACCTGAAGCGGCTGAAGATCGGCGTGCGCGACTACGTCTGCAAGATCGAGCAGGCGATCATCGACACCCTCGCCGAATGGAACATCGAGGGCGCACGCAAGGACGGCGCGCCGGGCGTGTACGTGGCCGGCGCCAAGATCGCCTCGCTGGGCATCCGCGTGCGCCGCGGCCGCACCTTCCACGGGCTGGCTTTCAACATCGAAGGCGAAAGCACCGCCGCGTTCGCGCGCATCAATCCCTGCGGCTACGCCGGCCTGCAGGTGGTGGCGCTGTCCGACCTCGGCGGGCCGTCCTCGCTGGAGGCGGTGAAGCCGGTGCTGCTGGAACAGCTGGGCCGGCGCTTCGGGCTGGACTGGCGGCATGAAGCGGCGCCACCACAGGCGCTGACCGACTGA
- a CDS encoding D-alanyl-D-alanine carboxypeptidase family protein, which translates to MHPRSLLPVALAAAGVVFASGFAVAQTPAPARPAALSDNLPVPDAPAPKVSKAWLLMDYATGQVLAGENVDAQVEPASITKVMTSYVIAAEMAAGKVKATDPVMMTEHAWREGGAGTDGSYSGFEVNKTAPLEQMEKGMVVQSGNDAAIALAEHVAGSEQAFAQLMNAYAKRIGMQHSHFVNPHGLSAEGHVTTAHDLALLGRALIRDYPEAYSYNKIKEFTVGPITQPNRNLLLWRDASVDGIKTGHTSSAGYCLMASAKRGDQRLISVVMGDSSENQRAVDSQALLNWGFRFYETHRLYEAGKPLASPKVWKGEGDTVPVGVAQPLLVSTPRGKYDRLKATMDLPKSLIAPIAKGQHIGTVKVTLDGKLIAQAPLVATAAVEEGGFFKRLWHELLMWWND; encoded by the coding sequence ATGCATCCCCGTTCCCTGCTGCCCGTCGCGCTGGCTGCCGCCGGCGTCGTGTTCGCCTCCGGCTTCGCCGTCGCCCAGACCCCCGCGCCCGCCCGCCCCGCCGCGCTGAGCGACAACCTGCCGGTGCCCGACGCGCCCGCGCCCAAGGTCAGCAAGGCGTGGCTGCTGATGGACTACGCCACCGGCCAGGTGCTGGCCGGCGAGAACGTCGATGCGCAGGTGGAGCCGGCCAGCATCACCAAGGTGATGACCAGCTACGTGATCGCCGCGGAAATGGCCGCCGGCAAGGTCAAGGCCACCGATCCGGTGATGATGACCGAGCACGCCTGGCGCGAGGGCGGCGCCGGCACCGACGGCAGCTACAGCGGCTTCGAGGTCAACAAGACCGCGCCGCTGGAGCAGATGGAAAAGGGCATGGTGGTGCAGTCCGGCAACGACGCCGCGATCGCGCTGGCCGAGCACGTCGCCGGCAGCGAGCAGGCATTCGCCCAGCTGATGAACGCCTACGCCAAGCGCATCGGCATGCAGCACTCGCATTTCGTGAACCCGCACGGCCTGAGCGCCGAGGGCCACGTCACCACCGCGCACGACCTGGCGCTGCTCGGCCGCGCGCTGATCCGCGACTACCCGGAAGCGTATTCGTACAACAAGATCAAGGAATTCACGGTCGGCCCGATCACCCAGCCCAACCGCAATCTGCTGCTGTGGCGCGACGCCAGCGTGGACGGCATCAAGACCGGCCACACCTCCAGCGCCGGCTACTGCCTGATGGCCTCGGCCAAGCGCGGCGACCAGCGCCTGATCAGCGTGGTGATGGGCGATTCCAGCGAGAACCAGCGCGCGGTGGATTCGCAGGCGCTGCTCAACTGGGGCTTCCGCTTCTACGAAACCCACCGCCTGTACGAAGCCGGCAAGCCGCTGGCCTCGCCGAAGGTGTGGAAGGGCGAGGGCGACACGGTGCCGGTCGGCGTGGCGCAACCGCTGCTGGTGTCGACCCCGCGCGGCAAGTACGACCGCCTGAAGGCGACGATGGACCTGCCGAAGTCGCTGATCGCGCCGATCGCCAAGGGCCAGCACATCGGCACGGTGAAGGTGACGCTGGACGGCAAGCTGATCGCGCAGGCGCCGCTGGTGGCGACCGCCGCGGTCGAGGAGGGCGGCTTCTTCAAGCGCCTGTGGCACGAGCTGCTGATGTGGTGGAACGACTAA
- a CDS encoding DUF493 family protein: MDIHSDNPEHGFQFPGTFELSAMGAADKHLESALPQHLADAGIEVLHETVNWRHSANGKYVSVRISFRANSREDYDRAHQALRDHPEVKWTL, from the coding sequence ATGGACATTCATTCCGACAATCCCGAGCACGGCTTCCAGTTCCCCGGCACGTTCGAGCTGTCGGCGATGGGCGCCGCCGACAAGCACCTGGAAAGCGCGCTGCCGCAGCACCTGGCCGACGCCGGCATCGAAGTGCTGCACGAAACCGTCAACTGGAGGCATTCGGCCAACGGCAAGTACGTGTCGGTGCGGATCTCGTTCCGCGCCAACTCGCGCGAGGATTACGACCGCGCCCACCAGGCGCTGCGCGACCATCCGGAAGTGAAGTGGACGCTGTGA
- a CDS encoding carboxy terminal-processing peptidase yields MIRNRPLIVLSIGLALAAPLALLAGSGDIALSNGPTQDQSTTARMVHGLLSDSRYAYRPRALDDALSREVLTEYLKTLDPGKVFLTAQDVAGFDKYATALDDAIKSGKVEPAWAIFALYRQRVEQRIGYARGLLKGEFDFNKDDRYQYDREDAPWADAAGLDTLWRQSVKNDWLRLKLAGKQPDEIRKTLDKRYANLLTSVQQLKGDEVFQSFMNAYAGSIDPHTDYMTPRSAENFNVSMSNSLEGIGAVLFRQDDVVVIREMVAGGPAARSGKLKPGDRIVGVGQGTSGEIKDVIGWRIDDVVSQIRGAADTQVRLDVVPAEAPLDSKPQLVQLTRAKVRLEDQRAKAETIVVPASGDAPARRIGVVKLPGFYQDFEARRRNDASYASATRDVAKMLADFRTQKVDGVVLDLRGNGGGSLTEAVELTGLFIDKGPVVQVRESGGKVSVQYDQDAGVAWDGPLAVLVNRGSASASEIVAGAIKDYGRGLVIGETTFGKGTVQTMVDLDRWPANEKPRFGEVKLTVAQFFRPDGSSTQNKGVTPDVAFPASVDSSEFGESTYPNALPWTRIASAPHLRYGNFAPLLGALGARHQARSAKDVEYQWWVEDVRRFREEQAKKSISLNEAERRAERDRFDAQRKQRAEERKRLGIEQDPLLESRADDGLTADERNVADSVAREAAAKKATDPLLRESAAILADAIGLLGKDANLAAQVLPATRNAAGHWAD; encoded by the coding sequence ATGATCCGCAACCGCCCCCTGATCGTTCTGTCCATCGGCTTGGCGCTGGCCGCGCCGCTGGCCCTGCTGGCCGGCAGCGGCGACATCGCGCTGTCCAACGGTCCCACCCAGGACCAGTCCACCACCGCGCGCATGGTCCACGGCCTGCTCTCGGACAGCCGCTACGCCTACCGCCCGCGCGCGCTGGACGATGCGCTGTCGCGCGAGGTGCTGACCGAATACCTGAAGACGCTCGACCCGGGCAAGGTGTTCCTGACCGCGCAGGACGTGGCCGGTTTCGACAAGTACGCCACCGCGCTGGACGACGCGATCAAGAGCGGCAAGGTGGAACCGGCATGGGCGATCTTCGCGCTGTACCGGCAGCGGGTGGAGCAGCGCATCGGCTATGCGCGCGGCCTGCTCAAGGGCGAGTTCGACTTCAACAAGGACGACCGCTACCAGTACGACCGCGAGGACGCGCCGTGGGCGGACGCGGCCGGGCTGGACACGCTGTGGCGGCAGTCGGTGAAGAACGACTGGCTGCGCCTGAAGCTGGCCGGCAAGCAGCCGGACGAGATCCGCAAGACCCTCGACAAGCGCTACGCCAACCTGCTGACCAGCGTGCAGCAGCTGAAGGGCGACGAGGTGTTCCAGAGCTTCATGAACGCCTACGCGGGCAGCATCGATCCGCACACCGACTACATGACCCCGCGCAGCGCGGAGAACTTCAACGTCTCGATGTCCAACTCGCTGGAAGGCATCGGCGCGGTGCTGTTCCGCCAGGACGACGTGGTGGTGATCCGCGAGATGGTGGCCGGCGGGCCGGCGGCGCGTAGCGGCAAGCTCAAGCCGGGCGACCGCATCGTCGGCGTCGGCCAGGGCACGTCCGGCGAGATCAAGGACGTGATCGGCTGGCGCATCGACGACGTGGTCTCGCAGATCCGCGGCGCCGCCGACACCCAGGTGCGGCTGGACGTGGTGCCGGCGGAAGCGCCGCTCGACAGCAAGCCGCAGCTGGTCCAGCTGACCCGCGCCAAGGTGCGGCTGGAGGACCAGCGCGCCAAGGCCGAGACCATCGTGGTGCCGGCGTCGGGCGATGCGCCCGCGCGGCGCATCGGCGTGGTCAAGCTGCCCGGCTTCTACCAGGACTTCGAGGCGCGCCGCCGCAACGACGCCAGCTACGCTTCGGCCACCCGCGACGTGGCGAAGATGCTGGCCGACTTCCGTACGCAGAAGGTCGACGGCGTGGTGCTGGACCTGCGCGGCAACGGCGGCGGCTCGCTGACCGAGGCCGTCGAACTCACCGGGCTGTTCATCGACAAGGGCCCGGTGGTGCAGGTGCGCGAATCCGGCGGCAAGGTCAGCGTGCAGTACGACCAGGACGCGGGCGTGGCCTGGGACGGGCCGCTGGCGGTGCTGGTCAACCGCGGCTCGGCCTCGGCCTCGGAAATCGTGGCCGGCGCGATCAAGGACTACGGGCGCGGGCTGGTGATCGGCGAGACCACCTTCGGCAAGGGCACCGTGCAGACGATGGTGGACCTGGACCGCTGGCCGGCCAACGAGAAGCCGCGCTTCGGCGAGGTCAAGCTGACCGTCGCGCAGTTCTTCCGCCCGGACGGCAGCAGCACCCAGAACAAGGGCGTGACCCCGGACGTGGCGTTCCCGGCCAGCGTGGATTCCAGCGAGTTCGGCGAGAGCACCTATCCCAACGCGCTGCCGTGGACGCGCATCGCCTCCGCGCCGCACCTGCGCTACGGCAACTTCGCGCCGCTGCTGGGCGCGCTGGGCGCGCGCCACCAGGCGCGTTCGGCCAAGGACGTGGAATACCAGTGGTGGGTCGAGGACGTGCGCCGCTTCCGCGAGGAACAGGCGAAGAAGTCGATCTCGCTCAACGAGGCCGAGCGCCGCGCCGAGCGCGACCGCTTCGACGCGCAGCGCAAGCAGCGCGCCGAGGAGCGCAAGCGGCTCGGCATCGAGCAGGATCCGCTGCTGGAGTCGCGCGCCGACGACGGCCTGACCGCCGACGAGCGCAACGTCGCCGACTCGGTGGCGCGCGAGGCGGCGGCGAAGAAGGCCACCGATCCGCTGCTGCGCGAATCCGCGGCGATCCTGGCCGACGCCATCGGCCTGCTCGGCAAGGATGCGAACTTGGCGGCGCAGGTGCTGCCGGCGACGCGCAACGCCGCCGGCCACTGGGCCGACTGA
- the yedA gene encoding drug/metabolite exporter YedA, giving the protein MPSSSPPAARVALALAAVYVIWGSTYLAIRFALEGGFPPFLLGGIRFLVAGSLMLAFLRSRGVPLPTRAQWRNAAVMGGLMLLLGNGMVNLAETQVSSGLAAVTVASAPLWMAVFAAMRGDRPTKLEALGLGIGFVGVVWLSTGGSLTGAPMGLVALLVASVAWSFGSIWSRGRDLPSPFMSSAAQMLCGGIMMLVVGLAMGERLHGLPSAHAIGAFWYLVVMGSLAGFSAYIWLLHHVRPALAGSYAYVNPAIAVALGAWLAHERFGLRELVAMGVILSGVVAITLAKARKPKAAS; this is encoded by the coding sequence ATGCCGTCTTCCTCACCGCCCGCCGCCCGCGTCGCGCTGGCGCTGGCCGCCGTCTACGTCATCTGGGGCTCCACCTACCTCGCGATCCGCTTCGCGCTGGAGGGCGGGTTCCCGCCGTTCCTGCTCGGCGGCATCCGCTTTCTCGTCGCCGGCTCGCTGATGCTGGCGTTCCTGCGCTCGCGCGGCGTGCCGCTGCCGACCCGCGCGCAGTGGCGCAACGCGGCGGTGATGGGCGGGCTGATGCTGCTGCTCGGCAACGGCATGGTGAACCTGGCGGAGACGCAGGTATCGTCCGGGCTGGCCGCCGTCACCGTGGCGTCCGCGCCGCTGTGGATGGCGGTGTTCGCGGCGATGCGCGGCGACAGGCCGACGAAGCTGGAAGCGCTGGGCCTGGGCATCGGCTTCGTCGGCGTGGTCTGGCTCAGCACCGGCGGCAGCCTGACCGGCGCGCCGATGGGGCTGGTGGCGCTGCTGGTGGCGTCGGTCGCGTGGTCGTTCGGGTCGATCTGGAGCCGCGGCCGCGACCTGCCGTCGCCCTTCATGTCCTCGGCGGCGCAGATGCTGTGCGGCGGAATCATGATGCTGGTCGTCGGGCTCGCGATGGGCGAGCGCCTGCACGGCCTGCCCAGCGCGCACGCCATCGGCGCGTTCTGGTACCTGGTGGTGATGGGCTCGCTGGCCGGCTTCTCCGCCTACATCTGGCTGCTGCACCACGTGCGCCCGGCGCTGGCCGGCAGCTACGCCTACGTCAATCCGGCGATCGCCGTCGCGCTGGGCGCGTGGCTGGCGCACGAGCGCTTCGGCCTGCGCGAACTGGTGGCGATGGGCGTGATCCTGTCCGGCGTCGTCGCAATCACGCTGGCCAAGGCGCGCAAGCCGAAGGCGGCGTCGTGA
- the mltB gene encoding lytic murein transglycosylase B — protein MIRRTLPCLAALALAACAVPPPKSMPEAPAAVLAPDAPLPAPIRDPAVARAEFVRSTSQRFGIPAADIEAVLAKAQIREPIVKAMSRPAEAKPWRDYRPIFIQPSRIDGGRAFLEANRAALQRAEDAYGVPKEIVTAIIGVETSYGGNKGSWPVVDALYTLAFAYPRSGDPARVAYEDRREAFFRDELAQLFALGKEEGIDIATLKGSYAGAMGWGQFMPSSYRQYAVDGDGDGKRDLFNDLDDVIASVANYFAQKGQWQRGGPVMQRAVRDASAADFANPGNAVTLDRTLPMLAALGYRPAAAPLADAAAPATLITLEGVAGPEDWIVFNNFKAITSYNISRLYATAVFQLAEAIAGRSPDPA, from the coding sequence ATGATCCGACGCACCTTGCCCTGCCTCGCCGCGCTGGCGCTCGCCGCCTGTGCGGTGCCGCCGCCGAAATCCATGCCGGAGGCACCGGCCGCCGTGCTGGCGCCCGATGCTCCCTTGCCGGCGCCGATCCGGGATCCCGCCGTCGCCCGCGCCGAATTCGTGCGCAGCACCTCGCAGCGCTTCGGCATCCCCGCCGCCGACATCGAGGCGGTGCTGGCCAAGGCGCAGATTCGCGAGCCCATCGTCAAGGCGATGTCGCGTCCCGCCGAAGCGAAGCCGTGGCGTGACTACCGGCCGATCTTCATCCAGCCGTCGCGCATCGACGGCGGCCGCGCCTTCCTCGAGGCCAACCGCGCCGCGCTGCAGCGTGCCGAGGACGCCTACGGCGTGCCGAAGGAAATCGTGACCGCCATCATCGGCGTGGAAACCAGCTACGGCGGCAACAAGGGCAGCTGGCCGGTGGTCGATGCGCTGTACACGCTGGCCTTCGCCTATCCGCGCAGCGGCGACCCGGCGCGCGTGGCCTACGAGGACAGGCGCGAGGCGTTCTTCCGCGACGAACTGGCGCAGCTGTTCGCGCTGGGCAAGGAGGAAGGCATCGACATCGCGACGCTGAAGGGCAGCTACGCCGGTGCGATGGGCTGGGGCCAGTTCATGCCGTCGAGCTATCGCCAGTACGCGGTCGATGGCGACGGCGACGGCAAGCGCGACCTGTTCAACGATCTCGACGACGTGATCGCCTCGGTCGCCAACTACTTCGCGCAGAAGGGCCAGTGGCAGCGCGGCGGCCCGGTGATGCAGCGCGCGGTGCGCGACGCATCGGCCGCCGATTTCGCCAATCCCGGCAACGCGGTGACGCTGGATCGCACCCTGCCGATGCTGGCGGCGCTGGGCTACCGCCCCGCCGCTGCGCCGCTGGCCGATGCCGCCGCGCCGGCGACGCTGATCACGCTGGAGGGCGTGGCCGGGCCGGAAGACTGGATCGTGTTCAACAACTTCAAGGCGATCACCAGCTACAACATCTCGCGGCTGTACGCGACCGCGGTGTTCCAGCTCGCCGAAGCCATCGCCGGGCGCAGCCCGGATCCGGCATGA
- the rarD gene encoding EamA family transporter RarD, which yields MSAGELDRRGVWIAVGAYVAWGLMPLYWHLLKVVPSMQIIAHRVVWSALLVCSWLGFKYGRGWLRETLARPRAASMLALSGVLIAFNWGLYIWAVNAGHVVESALGYFINPLLNVVLGVAVLHERLNRVQWLSVAIAAVGVLWLTFNYGSFPWIALALAASFGAYGLVRKLLGAPPVRGLGVESLYLLLPALAFLVWTEASGRAHLLAHADAPSWGAGVVGLLVFGGVLTALPLIGFAAAVQRIPYSLVGLLQYISPTLQLLAGVLILHEPFGRDRAVGFAFIWVALALYAADGLWRSRRRAAVPAP from the coding sequence GTGAGCGCGGGCGAGCTGGATCGCCGCGGCGTCTGGATCGCGGTCGGCGCCTACGTCGCCTGGGGGCTGATGCCGCTGTACTGGCACCTGCTGAAGGTGGTGCCGTCGATGCAGATCATCGCCCACCGCGTGGTCTGGAGCGCGCTGCTGGTCTGCAGCTGGCTGGGCTTCAAGTACGGCCGCGGCTGGCTGCGCGAGACGCTGGCCCGGCCGCGCGCGGCTTCGATGCTCGCGCTCAGCGGCGTGCTGATCGCGTTCAACTGGGGCCTGTACATCTGGGCGGTGAACGCCGGCCACGTGGTGGAATCCGCGCTCGGCTACTTCATCAACCCGCTGCTCAACGTGGTGCTGGGCGTGGCGGTGCTGCACGAGCGGCTCAACCGCGTGCAGTGGCTGTCGGTGGCGATCGCCGCCGTCGGCGTGCTGTGGCTGACCTTCAACTACGGCAGCTTCCCGTGGATCGCGCTGGCGCTGGCCGCTTCGTTCGGCGCCTACGGGCTGGTGCGCAAACTGCTGGGCGCGCCGCCGGTGCGCGGGCTGGGCGTGGAGAGCCTGTACCTGCTGCTGCCGGCGCTGGCCTTCCTGGTCTGGACCGAAGCCAGCGGTCGCGCCCATCTGCTGGCGCATGCCGACGCGCCAAGTTGGGGCGCAGGCGTCGTCGGGTTGCTGGTGTTCGGTGGCGTGCTCACCGCGCTGCCGCTGATCGGCTTCGCCGCGGCGGTGCAGCGCATCCCGTATTCGCTGGTCGGCCTGCTGCAGTACATCTCGCCGACGCTGCAGCTGCTGGCCGGCGTGCTGATCCTGCACGAACCCTTCGGCCGCGACCGCGCCGTCGGCTTCGCCTTCATCTGGGTCGCGCTGGCGCTGTACGCCGCCGACGGACTCTGGCGCTCGCG